One part of the Schistocerca piceifrons isolate TAMUIC-IGC-003096 chromosome 2, iqSchPice1.1, whole genome shotgun sequence genome encodes these proteins:
- the LOC124775594 gene encoding uncharacterized protein LOC124775594 has translation MPLRLISGFFTCSLNELKYYKGFLDALDHIDELLAPSITNEVIKFGYMTVISDVFMAVILILSSFMTLGKSFGQLMIVQVFVNSWVIISDLFLKQQFLLSVLELWTRFRTLKAVLVESLSPLGDPRLSQLLLGWSQKLPHVEHNGRLRRLQQAHLLLQRAAELLQAHVSPTLTFHVMYSMLGCIYSSYELLVMLVVPQAVDNVLAITSVSFTICWLLRHVFNLATMAIACSALEEEAVKMAELLRRAAGITETSPEVKDFLRQVERGLRPVFSASGLLNIDRKLLVTTVSATTTYLIVLGQIGLQSTFG, from the coding sequence ATGCCTCTTAGACTGATTTCAGGCTTTTTCACCTGTTCGCTCAACGAACTAAAATACTACAAGGGTTTTCTTGATGCCTTGGATCATATTGACGAATTACTGGCTCCAAGCATTACAAATGAAGTGATAAAATTTGGCTATATGACTGTTATAAGTGATGTATTTATGGCCGTGATCTTAATTCTCTCCTCATTTATGACGCTTGGAAAGAGTTTCGGTCAACTTATGATTGTTCAGGTGTTCGTAAACAGTTGGGTTATAATCTCTGATTTATTTCTCAAGCAGCAGTTTCTTCTGTCTGTGCTGGAACTGTGGACTCGGTTCAGAACACTGAAGGCTGTCCTAGTGGAGTCACTGTCGCCACTGGGAGACCCCAGACTGTCTCAGCTGCTGCTTGGCTGGAGCCAGAAACTTCCACATGTGGAACACAATGGCAGACTGCGAAGGCTACAGCAGGCCCACCTGCTGCTGCAACGTGCTGCTGAGCTGCTGCAGGCTCACGTGTCTCCCACACTCACCTTCCACGTTATGTACAGCATGCTGGGCTGCATCTACAGCAGCTACGAATTGCTCGTCATGCTGGTGGTGCCCCAGGCAGTAGATAATGTACTGGCCATAACATCTGTAAGTTTTACCATCTGCTGGCTGCTCAGGCACGTGTTTAATCTGGCAACGATGGCGATTGCGTGTTCTGCGCTGGAAGAGGAGGCTGTAAAGATGGCCGAGTTATTGAGAAGGGCTGCAGGAATCACAGAGACCTCCCCTGAGGTGAAGGACTTCCTGAGACAAGTGGAGCGAGGGCTTCGTCCTGTGTTCTCTGCATCTGGTTTGCTGAACATCGACCGGAAATTGTTAGTGACTACCGTCTCTGCAACAACCACGTACCTTATTGTGCTGGGTCAGATTGGTCTTCAGTCAACATTTGGGTAA